A genomic window from Shewanella vesiculosa includes:
- the secF gene encoding protein translocase subunit SecF, with product MNSTSINNSLETGKLKYLTKWRYISSILSIVLMLVSLSVIGVKGFNWGLDFTGGVVTEIQLDHRITASEIQPLMTAAYQQDVSVISASEPGRWVLRYANIPDEQLRPDLRQVLAPLNTDITVLNSSIVGPQVGQELVEQGSIALLIAMLCIMGYLSFRFEWRLASGALLALVHDVVFVLAFFALSQMEFNLTILAAILAILGYSLNDSIIIADRIREQLVAKLQWKTADINNLAVKTTFSRTMITSGTTLLTVVALWIMGGEPLEGFSIAMFIGILTGTWSSISIGATLPEFLGLKAQHYQEVPLPDHP from the coding sequence ATGAACTCAACAAGTATAAATAACTCACTAGAAACAGGTAAACTAAAATACCTCACCAAATGGCGCTATATTTCAAGCATACTTTCTATTGTGTTGATGCTGGTCTCCCTAAGCGTAATTGGTGTAAAGGGGTTTAATTGGGGCTTAGATTTTACTGGCGGAGTGGTCACAGAAATTCAACTTGACCATCGTATTACGGCCAGTGAGATACAGCCACTAATGACCGCCGCCTACCAACAAGATGTGAGTGTTATTTCCGCCAGCGAACCGGGACGGTGGGTATTACGTTATGCCAACATACCCGACGAGCAGCTTCGTCCAGATCTCCGACAAGTCTTAGCGCCATTAAATACCGATATTACTGTGCTAAACAGCAGCATTGTAGGGCCTCAAGTAGGCCAAGAGTTAGTTGAGCAAGGCAGCATAGCTCTGCTAATCGCTATGCTATGTATTATGGGGTATTTAAGTTTTCGTTTTGAATGGCGTTTAGCTTCAGGTGCGTTATTGGCTTTAGTGCATGATGTGGTGTTTGTGCTGGCTTTTTTTGCGTTAAGCCAAATGGAATTTAATTTAACTATCCTGGCAGCAATTTTAGCTATTTTAGGGTATTCACTCAATGACTCGATTATTATTGCTGATAGGATCCGCGAACAGTTAGTGGCTAAGTTACAATGGAAAACGGCGGATATTAATAATTTAGCGGTTAAAACAACTTTCTCTAGAACTATGATTACATCGGGGACCACCTTATTAACCGTGGTAGCATTGTGGATTATGGGAGGGGAGCCATTGGAAGGTTTTTCTATCGCGATGTTTATTGGTATTTTAACCGGCACTTGGTCATCAATTTCAATTGGCGCAACTTTACCTGAGTTTTTAGGCTTAAAGGCGCAGCATTATCAAGAGGTTCCATTACCTGATCACCCCTGA
- the rlmE gene encoding 23S rRNA (uridine(2552)-2'-O)-methyltransferase RlmE has translation MTTKKRTASSTRWMQEHFDDHYVKLAQKRGLRSRAAFKLEEIQQKDNLIKQGMTVVDLGAAPGGWSQVAVKLVGDRGKVIACDILPMDPIVGVDFLQGDFRENKVLEALLERVGQDKVDVVLSDMAPNMSGSGAVDQPRAMYLVELALDMCHQVLAPNGCFAVKVFQGEGFDDYIKTVKQAFKVVKTRKPDSSRARSREVYLVATGYKL, from the coding sequence ATGACAACAAAAAAACGTACGGCGAGCTCAACTCGCTGGATGCAAGAACACTTTGATGATCACTATGTGAAACTGGCCCAAAAACGTGGCTTACGTTCACGAGCAGCATTCAAGTTAGAGGAGATACAACAAAAAGATAACTTGATAAAACAAGGTATGACAGTTGTTGATTTAGGTGCAGCACCAGGTGGTTGGTCGCAAGTTGCGGTTAAACTCGTTGGTGACAGAGGTAAAGTCATTGCTTGTGATATTTTACCTATGGACCCAATTGTTGGTGTTGATTTCCTTCAAGGTGATTTTAGAGAAAACAAAGTACTTGAAGCATTGCTTGAGCGTGTAGGTCAAGATAAAGTGGATGTGGTACTATCAGATATGGCTCCGAACATGAGTGGTTCGGGTGCTGTTGATCAACCAAGAGCTATGTATTTAGTTGAATTAGCGCTAGATATGTGTCATCAAGTGTTGGCGCCTAATGGCTGTTTTGCTGTTAAAGTCTTTCAGGGGGAGGGTTTTGACGATTATATTAAAACGGTCAAGCAGGCATTCAAAGTAGTAAAAACCCGAAAACCAGACTCCTCTAGAGCGCGCTCTCGGGAAGTCTATCTAGTGGCGACTGGTTACAAGTTGTAG
- the folP gene encoding dihydropteroate synthase, producing MFQLTHANKTLDLSSPVVMGIVNVTPDSFSDGGEYIGFEQACRHVDNMVEQGALIIDVGGESTRPGAAEVTIEQELARVIPIIEYTAKTHNVWISIDTSKPEVMEQAVNAGANLINDVRALQVPGALAMAATLDVPICLMHMQGDPQTMQDQPEYEDVIDEVAAFFELRIAYCEAAGIERERLILDPGFGFGKTLAHNYRLLAALPKLHEFHLPLLIGLSRKSMIGDLLARDIDQRLAGSLAGALIAAQQGAQIIRVHDVPETVDVLKVMSETMANL from the coding sequence GTGTTTCAATTAACTCATGCTAATAAAACTCTAGACTTATCAAGCCCTGTAGTGATGGGGATTGTGAATGTGACGCCAGATTCATTTTCCGATGGTGGTGAATATATTGGTTTTGAACAAGCCTGTCGTCATGTTGATAATATGGTAGAGCAAGGTGCATTAATTATTGATGTGGGTGGTGAGTCAACCCGACCTGGTGCTGCAGAAGTGACGATTGAGCAAGAACTTGCCCGAGTGATCCCTATCATCGAATACACAGCAAAAACACACAATGTATGGATTTCAATCGATACCAGCAAACCTGAAGTAATGGAACAAGCTGTCAATGCCGGAGCTAATTTAATCAACGATGTGCGCGCGTTACAAGTACCAGGTGCTTTAGCCATGGCAGCAACGTTAGATGTGCCAATTTGCTTAATGCACATGCAAGGCGATCCGCAAACTATGCAAGATCAACCTGAGTATGAGGATGTGATTGATGAAGTGGCGGCTTTTTTTGAATTACGTATCGCTTACTGTGAAGCGGCTGGAATTGAGCGGGAGCGTTTAATTCTCGATCCAGGTTTTGGTTTTGGCAAAACTTTAGCGCATAATTACCGTCTATTAGCGGCATTACCAAAGTTACATGAATTTCATTTGCCTTTATTGATAGGTCTGTCGCGAAAAAGCATGATCGGCGACCTGTTAGCGCGTGATATAGACCAACGCCTTGCCGGAAGCCTTGCTGGTGCATTAATTGCAGCTCAGCAAGGTGCACAAATTATTCGAGTTCATGATGTACCAGAAACAGTCGATGTGCTTAAAGTGATGTCAGAAACCATGGCTAATCTATAG
- the yhbY gene encoding ribosome assembly RNA-binding protein YhbY, which translates to MNLTTKQKQHLKGLAHSLKPVVLLGGNGLTEGVLAEIDSALTHHELIKVKVASADRELKNAIVDAIIRETQSAKVQLIGHILVIFRHSVEMKIALPKAK; encoded by the coding sequence ATGAACTTAACAACCAAACAAAAACAGCATTTAAAAGGTCTGGCTCACAGTCTAAAACCAGTGGTGCTGCTTGGTGGCAATGGCCTAACTGAAGGTGTTCTGGCTGAAATTGATAGCGCTCTTACACATCATGAATTGATTAAAGTAAAAGTAGCCTCTGCTGACAGAGAGCTCAAAAATGCCATCGTTGACGCCATTATACGTGAAACCCAGTCTGCGAAAGTGCAACTAATCGGTCATATTTTAGTCATTTTCCGTCATTCGGTCGAAATGAAGATTGCTTTGCCTAAAGCCAAATAG
- the glmM gene encoding phosphoglucosamine mutase, which yields MKQRKFFGTDGIRGKVGAGKMTPELALKLGWAAGRVLSRNGTQKVIIGKDTRISGYLFESALEAGLSAAGLNVLLLGPMPTPAVAYLTRTFRAEAGVVISASHNPYYDNGIKFFSTDGSKLDDAIELEIEAELEKPLVCVESHLLGKARRIDDAAGRYIEYCKGNFPADQTLKGLKIVVDCAHGATYHIAPNVFRELGADVIAIGDKPDGLNINDKVGATAMAKICETVLVEKADLGIALDGDGDRIMMVNRHGAVVDGDQILYILAVDAQKRGILNGGVVGTVMSNLGLDLALQALNIPFVRSKVGDRYVMEMLKKNKWRIGGENSGHILNLDHGTTGDGIIAGILVLAAMRRQNASLEQLTESMKMLPQVLVNVRFEGSSNPLDSEAVKLAKADVEQQLGARGRVLLRKSGTEPLIRVMVEGDDHPQVLAHANRIADAVKAAC from the coding sequence GTGAAGCAAAGAAAATTTTTTGGAACCGATGGTATTCGCGGCAAAGTAGGGGCGGGTAAAATGACTCCTGAATTGGCATTGAAGCTCGGTTGGGCGGCTGGACGAGTATTGTCTCGAAATGGCACTCAAAAAGTGATTATTGGTAAGGATACTCGTATTTCAGGTTACCTGTTTGAATCAGCTTTAGAGGCAGGCTTATCAGCCGCGGGACTTAACGTTTTGCTGCTAGGCCCTATGCCAACTCCAGCAGTGGCTTATTTAACTCGTACCTTTCGCGCTGAGGCCGGTGTCGTGATTAGTGCATCACACAATCCTTATTATGATAACGGTATCAAGTTTTTCTCTACCGATGGCAGTAAACTGGATGATGCAATCGAGCTAGAGATAGAAGCAGAACTTGAAAAACCGTTAGTCTGTGTTGAGTCGCATCTACTGGGCAAGGCTCGGCGTATTGATGATGCAGCAGGGCGCTATATCGAGTACTGCAAAGGTAATTTTCCAGCTGATCAAACACTTAAAGGATTAAAAATAGTCGTCGATTGTGCTCATGGCGCCACTTACCATATTGCTCCTAACGTTTTTCGTGAATTAGGTGCCGATGTTATTGCTATTGGAGATAAACCTGACGGTCTCAATATCAATGATAAAGTCGGTGCAACAGCAATGGCAAAAATCTGTGAAACCGTTTTAGTTGAAAAAGCTGATTTAGGTATTGCATTAGATGGTGATGGCGATCGCATTATGATGGTTAATCGTCATGGCGCAGTGGTTGATGGTGATCAGATTTTATATATTTTAGCGGTAGATGCCCAAAAACGTGGTATTTTAAACGGCGGAGTTGTTGGCACCGTAATGTCTAATTTAGGTTTGGACTTAGCGCTGCAAGCACTTAATATTCCTTTTGTTCGTTCTAAGGTCGGTGACCGCTATGTCATGGAGATGCTGAAGAAGAATAAGTGGCGAATAGGCGGTGAAAACTCTGGCCATATTCTTAATCTTGATCATGGTACTACTGGTGATGGTATCATTGCAGGTATTTTAGTCCTCGCGGCAATGCGACGTCAAAATGCTTCACTTGAACAATTAACTGAATCGATGAAGATGTTACCGCAAGTGTTAGTTAATGTGCGTTTTGAAGGCAGCTCTAATCCACTCGATAGCGAGGCGGTTAAGTTAGCTAAAGCGGATGTTGAACAACAATTGGGTGCTCGTGGACGTGTATTATTACGTAAGTCGGGTACTGAACCGTTAATTAGAGTCATGGTCGAGGGAGATGATCATCCCCAAGTGCTTGCGCATGCAAATCGTATTGCTGACGCGGTAAAGGCAGCATGTTAA
- the greA gene encoding transcription elongation factor GreA: MSKVPMTVVGADQLRKEVEFLKFDRRPKITEAIASARELGDLKENAEYHAAREDQGICEARIRDIEGKLSNAQIIDVTKLENTGRVIFGTTVTILNIDTDAEVTYRIVGDDEADIKQNLISVNSPIARGLIGKSEGDEVSITTPGGLTDYEVIAVKYL, encoded by the coding sequence ATGAGTAAGGTCCCAATGACGGTAGTTGGCGCAGATCAATTACGTAAAGAAGTTGAATTTTTAAAGTTCGATCGCCGCCCAAAAATTACCGAAGCAATTGCTTCTGCTCGTGAATTAGGTGATTTAAAAGAAAATGCTGAATATCACGCTGCCCGTGAAGATCAGGGTATTTGTGAAGCGCGTATTCGTGACATTGAAGGTAAGTTGTCTAACGCTCAAATCATTGATGTTACCAAATTAGAAAATACTGGCCGAGTGATTTTTGGTACGACAGTGACTATTTTAAATATCGATACTGATGCTGAAGTGACTTATCGCATTGTTGGTGATGATGAAGCTGATATTAAGCAAAATTTAATTTCTGTTAATTCACCGATTGCACGTGGGTTAATTGGCAAAAGTGAAGGCGATGAAGTCTCGATTACCACTCCAGGTGGTTTGACTGACTATGAAGTCATTGCCGTTAAATATCTTTAA
- the secD gene encoding protein translocase subunit SecD — protein sequence MKSKTKQLNHYSQWKYWLLITTLIILFMSALPSWYGEDPAVQLGVKPSQSITAEQVDYALHQVGIKSKRIEQQQDSLLVVLDNPDMQAQAKKALAEQFDHQAQVTLALAPAAPHWLLNLGVKPIKLGLDLRGGVQFLLDVDLDLVFQNQAIILGDAVKQFAADQHISNVKVRSGDGATLTIEIADEPSRAQLRQFIAQQYPLWQVSGHQQILTVSLSQHEQLKLTNVTVQQNLQIMRSRIEELGITEALVQRQGDHRIRIELPGVQDPATAKNVIGATASLAFYPVLPTGSVNAVVINDQHDKPVYVSRKPVLGGDHIIDARATTGDFGMAKVNISLDAAGGKLMSDFSRDNIGKPMATAYSEYSRDEAGKARQTTQIISVATIQSQLGNRFEITGSGSHQEAQQLALLLRAGSMTAPVTIVEERTIGPSLGAENIVNGFAALALGMSVTLLFMACWYRRLGWIANVALIANMTMLFGLLALIPGAVLTLPGIAGLVLTVGMAVDTNVLIFERIKEKLAEGRSFASAIDVGFDSAFSTIFDANFTTMITAVVLFSIGNGPIQGFALTLGLGLLTSMFTGIFASRALINLVYGRDTRRAIKV from the coding sequence ATGAAATCAAAAACGAAACAGCTAAATCATTATTCTCAATGGAAATACTGGTTATTAATTACCACATTAATTATCTTATTTATGAGCGCATTACCATCTTGGTATGGCGAAGATCCTGCTGTACAACTTGGTGTAAAACCAAGCCAATCTATAACAGCAGAACAAGTTGATTATGCGCTACACCAGGTAGGCATAAAGAGTAAACGTATTGAGCAACAACAAGATAGTTTACTGGTGGTGCTAGATAACCCTGATATGCAGGCCCAAGCTAAAAAGGCTTTAGCTGAGCAGTTTGATCATCAAGCTCAAGTGACATTAGCCTTAGCCCCTGCTGCACCTCACTGGCTATTAAACCTAGGTGTTAAACCGATAAAGCTGGGTTTAGATTTACGCGGTGGAGTACAATTTTTATTGGATGTAGATCTCGATTTAGTGTTTCAAAACCAGGCGATTATCCTTGGTGATGCCGTGAAGCAATTTGCTGCTGATCAGCATATCAGTAACGTTAAGGTTCGTTCCGGTGATGGCGCTACATTGACTATTGAGATTGCTGATGAACCGTCTCGAGCCCAGCTAAGACAATTTATTGCACAGCAGTATCCATTATGGCAAGTAAGTGGTCACCAACAAATACTCACTGTTAGTTTGTCTCAACATGAACAACTTAAATTGACCAATGTGACTGTGCAGCAAAACTTGCAAATTATGCGTAGCCGGATAGAGGAACTGGGGATAACCGAAGCGCTCGTTCAACGCCAAGGTGATCATCGTATCCGTATTGAGTTACCTGGAGTACAAGATCCTGCCACCGCTAAAAACGTTATTGGTGCAACGGCCAGTTTAGCATTTTATCCTGTACTGCCAACGGGTTCTGTAAACGCTGTGGTCATTAACGACCAACATGATAAACCCGTGTACGTATCAAGAAAGCCAGTACTGGGAGGCGATCATATTATTGATGCTAGAGCGACTACTGGTGATTTTGGCATGGCGAAAGTCAACATTAGTCTCGACGCTGCAGGCGGTAAGTTAATGTCTGATTTCTCGCGCGACAACATAGGTAAACCTATGGCGACCGCATACAGTGAATATAGCCGAGATGAAGCGGGTAAAGCTCGACAAACAACCCAAATCATTAGTGTTGCCACCATACAAAGTCAACTGGGTAATCGGTTTGAAATTACCGGTTCAGGAAGCCATCAAGAGGCACAGCAGCTTGCGTTATTGCTAAGAGCAGGTTCCATGACAGCACCGGTGACGATTGTAGAAGAACGCACAATAGGACCAAGCTTAGGTGCTGAAAACATTGTCAACGGATTTGCAGCGTTAGCATTAGGTATGTCAGTAACATTATTGTTTATGGCCTGTTGGTATCGCCGTCTAGGCTGGATTGCTAATGTGGCGTTAATCGCCAACATGACGATGTTATTTGGCTTACTAGCCCTTATTCCCGGGGCAGTATTAACCTTACCTGGTATTGCGGGGTTAGTGCTTACTGTTGGTATGGCGGTTGATACTAATGTGCTTATCTTTGAGCGAATAAAAGAAAAGCTAGCTGAAGGTCGCAGCTTTGCCAGCGCTATAGATGTGGGATTTGATAGTGCATTCTCAACCATATTTGATGCTAATTTTACCACTATGATCACCGCCGTTGTGCTGTTCTCTATTGGTAATGGCCCTATTCAAGGCTTTGCATTGACCTTAGGGTTAGGGCTATTAACCAGCATGTTTACCGGCATTTTTGCCTCGAGAGCATTAATCAATTTAGTTTATGGCCGCGACACTCGCCGCGCAATTAAGGTGTAA
- the ftsH gene encoding ATP-dependent zinc metalloprotease FtsH: MSDMAKNLILWVVIAVVLMSVFQGYSPSSSNSQKMDYSAFLDNVRNGQINTVEIKSDQRTIEGTKRTGEKFTTIMPIYDQDLINDLDRKGITMKGQEAEESGFLTQIFISWFPMLLLIGVWIFFMRQMQGGGGKGAMSFGKSKAKLMSEDQIKTTFADVAGCDEAKEEVKELVDYLRDPTKFQKLGGRIPTGVLMVGQPGTGKTLLAKAIAGESKVPFFTISGSDFVEMFVGVGASRVRDMFEQAKKSAPCIIFIDEIDAVGRQRGAGVGGGHDEREQTLNQLLVEMDGFEGNEGVIVIAATNRPDVLDSALLRPGRFDRQVVVGLPDVRGREQILKVHMRKVPLSDDVKASVIARGTPGFSGADLANLVNEAALFAARGNRRVVGMEEFERAKDKIMMGAERRSMVMSESDKEMTAYHEAGHAIIGCLVPEHDPVHKVTIIPRGRALGVTFFLPEADAVSQSRRKLESQISVAYGGRLAEELIYGSEKVSTGASQDIKYATSIARNMVTQWGFSDKLGPLLYAEEENEVFLGRSMGKAKAMSGDTATLIDSEIKMFIDKNYQRAQTMLTDNMDILHAMKDALMKYETIDSLQIDDLMNRREVRMPAEWQKDESSDDKDSGNNTPKSEVETPVDEAKTDVKVDNKADTNDADESPAK, encoded by the coding sequence TTGAGTGACATGGCAAAAAATTTAATACTCTGGGTTGTCATCGCTGTTGTACTGATGTCAGTGTTTCAGGGTTATTCCCCCTCTTCTTCGAATTCGCAGAAGATGGATTATTCCGCCTTTTTGGACAATGTTCGAAATGGTCAAATTAACACGGTTGAAATAAAAAGCGACCAACGGACGATTGAAGGAACTAAACGTACCGGCGAGAAGTTCACCACAATCATGCCTATATATGACCAAGATTTAATTAATGATCTTGATCGTAAAGGCATCACCATGAAAGGCCAAGAAGCTGAAGAGTCAGGTTTCCTAACCCAAATCTTTATTTCATGGTTCCCAATGTTACTGCTAATTGGCGTATGGATATTTTTCATGCGACAAATGCAAGGCGGTGGCGGCAAGGGCGCAATGTCGTTTGGTAAAAGTAAAGCCAAACTGATGAGCGAAGACCAAATCAAAACCACTTTTGCTGACGTTGCAGGTTGTGATGAAGCAAAAGAAGAAGTCAAAGAACTTGTTGATTATTTACGAGACCCAACCAAGTTCCAAAAATTAGGCGGTCGTATTCCTACGGGCGTGCTGATGGTCGGACAACCTGGTACAGGTAAAACCTTATTAGCCAAGGCAATTGCCGGTGAATCTAAGGTGCCGTTCTTTACCATTTCGGGTTCTGACTTTGTGGAAATGTTTGTCGGTGTTGGTGCATCCCGTGTACGTGACATGTTCGAACAAGCTAAAAAATCTGCTCCTTGTATCATTTTTATTGATGAAATCGATGCCGTAGGCCGCCAACGTGGTGCCGGTGTAGGTGGTGGGCACGATGAGCGTGAGCAAACATTAAACCAGCTTTTGGTTGAAATGGACGGCTTTGAAGGTAATGAAGGCGTTATTGTTATTGCAGCAACTAACCGTCCAGACGTACTTGATTCAGCGTTATTGCGTCCAGGTCGATTTGACCGTCAAGTTGTCGTTGGCTTGCCTGATGTTCGTGGTCGTGAACAAATTCTTAAAGTACATATGCGTAAAGTACCTTTATCAGATGATGTTAAAGCCAGTGTCATTGCGCGTGGTACGCCAGGCTTCTCTGGTGCTGACTTAGCAAACCTTGTCAACGAAGCGGCGTTATTCGCTGCTCGCGGTAATCGTCGTGTTGTTGGTATGGAAGAGTTTGAGCGTGCTAAAGATAAAATCATGATGGGTGCAGAGCGCCGTTCTATGGTGATGTCTGAATCTGACAAAGAAATGACCGCTTATCATGAAGCTGGACATGCCATTATTGGTTGCTTGGTACCAGAACATGACCCAGTGCATAAAGTGACTATTATTCCGCGTGGCCGTGCATTAGGTGTGACCTTCTTTTTACCTGAAGCTGATGCCGTTAGCCAAAGCCGTCGTAAATTGGAATCACAAATTTCAGTTGCCTATGGTGGACGTTTAGCTGAAGAACTTATTTACGGAAGTGAAAAAGTGTCTACAGGGGCGTCGCAAGATATTAAGTACGCTACATCGATAGCTCGTAATATGGTTACGCAATGGGGGTTCTCTGACAAGCTAGGTCCGTTACTTTACGCAGAAGAAGAAAACGAAGTTTTCTTAGGTCGCAGTATGGGTAAAGCAAAGGCAATGTCAGGTGATACAGCAACATTGATTGACTCTGAAATTAAGATGTTTATCGATAAAAACTATCAACGTGCGCAAACGATGTTGACAGACAATATGGATATTTTACATGCGATGAAAGACGCATTGATGAAATATGAAACTATTGACTCGTTGCAAATCGATGATCTAATGAATCGCCGCGAAGTGCGCATGCCAGCTGAATGGCAAAAAGATGAATCATCAGACGATAAAGATAGTGGTAATAACACGCCTAAATCTGAAGTTGAAACGCCAGTGGATGAGGCTAAAACCGACGTTAAAGTCGATAATAAAGCCGATACCAATGACGCGGATGAATCACCCGCTAAATAA